In a single window of the Candidatus Methylomirabilota bacterium genome:
- the recN gene encoding DNA repair protein RecN has protein sequence MLRELHITNFALIDDLRVEFGPGLNVLTGETGAGKSIIIDALGLALGMRGEAEQIRTGADGTIVEAAFDDCDEEAYGLLADSGIEHSSDECLLIRRVLLRGGKSKAYLNGRLSSSASLRNLGELLVDVHGQHQGIALTQPSRQRLLLDAYAGLTDDVAAFRELYGRQQTMRVELAALRAGEREKAQRLDQLQYQQTEIAAARLTEGEEEDLIQERTILTHAERLHAAAHLGYEGLYGEQGSVAGRLAAVISKLKDAQRIDPRLQGVIDACEAAIASVEDAAAQLRDYREGVAFDPERLEQVEGRLHEIGKLKRKYGGSIAEIVAYATSAEAELERLTGSEERSRQVEQELSALEETITQRAADLTTRRKAAAVRLAAAIQEELQALKMEKAAFAVRVTSHGESGDSGMEAHGADDVEFLIAPNPGEELKPLGRIASGGELSRVMLAVKAILAVSDRISTLVFDEVDVGIGGSMAAVVGQKLWAIAKERQVLSITHLPQIAALADRHFAIVKRVGGARTDITVRMLKGEDRIREIARMLGAQERSDTPLNHAREILEIARQWKTARATGASA, from the coding sequence GTGCTTCGTGAGCTCCACATTACGAATTTCGCCCTGATCGACGACCTCCGGGTAGAGTTCGGCCCGGGCTTGAATGTCCTGACCGGCGAGACCGGCGCAGGAAAGTCGATTATCATTGACGCCTTGGGGCTGGCGCTGGGGATGAGGGGCGAGGCAGAGCAGATCCGCACAGGGGCCGACGGGACGATAGTAGAAGCCGCATTCGATGACTGCGACGAGGAGGCGTATGGACTGCTCGCCGACAGCGGCATCGAGCATTCGTCGGACGAGTGCCTGCTCATCCGACGCGTCCTGCTGCGGGGGGGGAAGAGCAAGGCCTACCTGAACGGCCGACTGTCGTCGTCGGCGTCGCTCCGAAATCTTGGCGAACTGCTGGTCGACGTCCATGGCCAGCATCAGGGGATCGCGCTGACCCAGCCTTCCCGCCAGCGGCTGCTCCTCGATGCCTATGCCGGTCTGACGGATGATGTGGCGGCCTTCCGTGAACTCTACGGCAGGCAGCAGACCATGAGGGTGGAGTTGGCGGCGCTGCGCGCGGGTGAGCGGGAGAAGGCGCAACGCCTTGATCAGCTCCAGTATCAGCAAACAGAGATCGCGGCCGCGCGACTTACCGAGGGGGAGGAAGAGGATCTGATCCAGGAGCGGACGATCCTCACGCACGCCGAACGGCTGCACGCGGCGGCGCATCTGGGATACGAGGGTCTGTATGGCGAGCAGGGATCGGTGGCGGGGCGCCTGGCCGCGGTTATTTCGAAATTGAAGGATGCGCAGCGCATCGATCCCAGGCTGCAAGGGGTGATCGATGCCTGTGAGGCCGCCATCGCATCGGTTGAGGATGCGGCGGCCCAGCTCAGAGACTATCGGGAGGGCGTCGCATTCGACCCGGAGCGTCTGGAACAGGTGGAGGGACGCCTGCACGAGATCGGTAAACTGAAGCGGAAATACGGCGGCTCGATCGCCGAGATCGTCGCATATGCGACCTCAGCCGAAGCGGAGTTGGAACGCCTGACGGGTTCAGAGGAGCGCAGCCGGCAGGTTGAGCAGGAACTGTCGGCACTGGAAGAGACGATCACGCAGCGGGCGGCTGACCTGACCACGCGCCGCAAGGCGGCGGCCGTGCGGCTGGCCGCAGCGATCCAGGAGGAGCTACAAGCTCTGAAGATGGAGAAGGCGGCATTTGCCGTTCGAGTCACATCCCATGGCGAGTCCGGAGATTCCGGTATGGAGGCCCATGGAGCTGACGACGTGGAATTCCTGATCGCCCCGAATCCGGGTGAAGAGCTGAAGCCGCTGGGCCGCATCGCCTCCGGCGGCGAGCTGTCTCGCGTGATGCTGGCTGTTAAAGCGATCCTTGCGGTGTCCGATCGAATTTCAACACTGGTCTTTGACGAGGTGGACGTGGGGATCGGCGGCAGTATGGCTGCGGTGGTAGGTCAGAAGCTTTGGGCGATTGCAAAAGAGCGGCAGGTCCTCTCAATCACGCATCTACCACAGATCGCAGCCTTGGCGGACCGTCATTTTGCTATTGTCAAGCGTGTCGGGGGCGCTCGGACCGATATCACCGTTCGGATGCTGAAGGGTGAAGACCGGATTCGCGAGATTGCCCGGATGCTCGGCGCCCAGGAGCGCTCGGATACCCCACTGAATCACGCCCGGGAAATCCTGGAGATTGCCCGACAGTGGAAGACCGCCCGGGCAACGGGCGCTTCTGCTTGA
- a CDS encoding nicotinic acid mononucleotide adenylyltransferase, translating to MVLVMHIGVMGGTFDPIHLGHLRAAEEIYWAFELDKIIFVPAARPPHKEEEFEASALHRYEMVSLATVYTPYFSVSPIELSRPGRSYSVETLREFRKLYGDETAIYFIMGVDAFLDITTWKEARELLSLAQVIVTARPGWRLDEVERAMTPGQWQLLGNPRFKYMKVSEITRETVAGHGEPRLVLLVEVVSLDISSSEIRQLVKEGRSIRHLVPDTVAAYIGKNRLYQPGRKGA from the coding sequence ATGGTATTGGTGATGCATATCGGTGTCATGGGGGGGACGTTCGATCCGATCCATCTCGGTCACCTGCGGGCCGCCGAGGAGATCTACTGGGCCTTCGAGCTGGACAAGATCATCTTTGTCCCGGCTGCCAGGCCTCCCCACAAGGAAGAGGAGTTCGAGGCCTCGGCCCTGCACCGATACGAGATGGTCTCGCTGGCCACCGTCTATACGCCCTACTTCAGCGTCTCGCCGATTGAGTTGAGCCGCCCCGGACGATCCTACTCGGTCGAGACGCTCCGGGAGTTCCGCAAGCTGTACGGCGATGAGACCGCGATCTACTTCATCATGGGGGTCGACGCGTTTCTCGATATCACCACATGGAAAGAGGCGCGGGAGCTGTTGTCGCTGGCGCAGGTCATCGTGACCGCTCGTCCAGGCTGGCGGCTGGACGAGGTCGAGCGCGCCATGACGCCCGGGCAGTGGCAACTGCTGGGTAACCCGCGATTCAAGTACATGAAGGTCTCCGAGATTACGCGAGAGACCGTCGCGGGACACGGTGAACCCCGTCTGGTCCTGTTGGTTGAGGTGGTGTCGTTGGATATCTCCTCCAGCGAGATCCGGCAGCTTGTGAAGGAGGGGAGGAGCATCCGACATCTGGTGCCCGACACGGTTGCTGCCTACATCGGAAAGAATCGTCTGTATCAACCCGGACGAAAAGGCGCATAG
- a CDS encoding 50S ribosomal protein L27 yields the protein MAHKKGMGSSRNGRDSAGQRLGMKAAAGQVVSAGSILIRQRGTRFKPGKNVGIGSDDTLFAKVPGVVTVEHRGGQGRFLSVIGG from the coding sequence ATGGCACATAAAAAAGGAATGGGAAGCTCCCGGAACGGCCGGGATAGCGCAGGCCAGCGGCTGGGCATGAAGGCTGCGGCGGGGCAGGTGGTTTCGGCGGGGAGTATCCTGATCCGCCAGCGTGGGACCCGCTTCAAGCCGGGCAAGAATGTCGGGATCGGCTCAGACGATACGCTGTTTGCCAAGGTGCCCGGTGTCGTCACGGTGGAGCACCGCGGGGGGCAAGGCCGTTTCCTCAGCGTCATCGGTGGTTAA
- the rsfS gene encoding ribosome silencing factor: protein MSTPEQPAMLTDTRGMIDADALLQLAVTAASDVKPTSLVHLDLRGLCSFTDHFLIVGVPSVRQVRAVAERIEERLREAHVRMSHREGDLEARWILLDYSDVIIHIFDEEMRLYYDLEGLWADAPKRELV, encoded by the coding sequence ATGAGTACACCCGAACAACCCGCCATGTTGACGGACACGCGCGGAATGATCGATGCCGACGCCCTGCTGCAGTTGGCCGTTACGGCGGCGTCCGACGTCAAACCGACCTCTCTGGTACACCTTGACCTTCGAGGTCTCTGTTCCTTTACCGACCATTTTCTCATCGTCGGCGTCCCCTCGGTCCGTCAGGTCCGGGCCGTTGCCGAACGGATCGAGGAGCGGCTTCGGGAAGCTCACGTTCGAATGTCCCATCGGGAGGGCGACCTGGAAGCCCGTTGGATTCTTCTTGACTACAGCGATGTAATCATCCATATTTTCGACGAAGAGATGCGGCTGTACTATGATCTCGAGGGGTTGTGGGCCGATGCGCCGAAGCGGGAGTTAGTGTAA
- a CDS encoding glutamate-5-semialdehyde dehydrogenase yields MVRGLAEAARLAVRELAMAVPEVKNRALGAMADSLWDGRDTILAANAIDLAEARSARHPSALLDRLALDERRIEKMAAGVRQVAALPDPVGEITGMWRRPNGLLVGRMRVPLGVIGVIYEARPGVTADAAALCLKSGNAVMLKGGREAIRSNRVISNLLADAAAAHGLPKGCVAFIDSIDREAVSHLLQLAGLVDLIIPRGGEELIRTVQRTSAIPILAHDKGLCHTYIDEGADLVMAEAIAFNAKVERPGVCNAMESLLVHERVAGAFLPRIIGRLQEVGVEVRGCPRTQAFVQGIGAAVEADWDTEYLDLILSVKVVGSFEEAVAHIATHGSGLAEAIVTADHGRAMRFLREVDAGAVFVNASTRFTDGGEFGMGAEMGISTQKLHARGPVGLTGLTCEKFIVFGDGQVRDSTK; encoded by the coding sequence ATGGTGCGGGGGCTTGCAGAGGCCGCCCGGCTTGCGGTTCGAGAGCTTGCCATGGCGGTGCCCGAAGTGAAGAATCGGGCGCTGGGGGCCATGGCCGATTCGTTGTGGGATGGTCGAGACACGATCCTCGCGGCAAACGCCATCGACCTGGCAGAGGCCCGGTCGGCTCGTCATCCGTCTGCGTTACTGGACCGGCTGGCGCTTGACGAAAGACGGATTGAGAAGATGGCGGCGGGCGTGCGACAGGTGGCGGCGCTTCCCGATCCTGTCGGAGAGATTACCGGGATGTGGCGTCGTCCCAACGGTCTGCTGGTAGGCCGGATGCGGGTACCGCTCGGCGTGATCGGCGTGATCTACGAGGCGAGGCCGGGGGTAACCGCCGATGCGGCGGCTCTTTGCCTGAAATCGGGCAATGCGGTCATGCTGAAGGGGGGTCGGGAGGCCATCCGCAGCAACCGGGTGATCAGCAATCTGCTGGCTGATGCCGCGGCGGCACACGGCCTTCCCAAGGGTTGTGTCGCGTTCATCGATTCGATTGATCGGGAGGCGGTCAGCCATCTGCTCCAACTCGCGGGACTTGTCGACCTGATTATTCCCCGAGGAGGCGAGGAGTTGATCCGGACGGTACAGCGGACCTCGGCGATTCCGATCCTGGCCCACGACAAAGGGCTCTGTCACACCTACATCGACGAGGGGGCCGATCTGGTGATGGCCGAGGCGATCGCCTTCAACGCCAAGGTCGAGCGACCGGGCGTCTGCAACGCGATGGAGAGCCTGCTGGTCCATGAGCGGGTAGCCGGCGCCTTCTTGCCGCGGATCATCGGGCGGCTGCAGGAGGTGGGGGTTGAGGTCCGGGGCTGCCCCCGAACACAGGCCTTCGTCCAGGGTATCGGGGCTGCTGTCGAGGCGGACTGGGATACCGAGTATCTTGACCTGATTCTGTCCGTCAAGGTCGTCGGTTCGTTCGAGGAGGCGGTCGCGCACATTGCTACGCACGGCTCCGGTCTGGCCGAGGCGATCGTGACCGCAGACCACGGCCGGGCCATGCGTTTCCTGCGCGAGGTGGATGCCGGGGCCGTATTCGTCAACGCCTCCACCCGCTTTACAGACGGCGGCGAATTCGGAATGGGAGCGGAGATGGGCATCAGTACCCAGAAACTCCACGCCCGTGGGCCGGTCGGCCTGACCGGATTGACCTGCGAGAAGTTTATTGTCTTCGGCGACGGCCAGGTGCGGGATTCAACCAAATGA
- a CDS encoding GTPase ObgE, whose protein sequence is MFVDEARIQVEAGDGGRGCVSFRREAHVPRGGPDGGDGGDGGSIYVVASRSYRTLNDQTYHRHYRAQGGVHGRGKTMHGRRGADLIIAVPLGTVVVDDETGELLGDLVEDEQRVLVAGGGKGGRGNARFATSVRQAPRYAQPGQPGQRRRLHLTLKLLADVGLIGLPNAGKSALLCCISAAHSRVADYPFTTLTPHLGTVEIDPIGAFVVADIPGLIEGASSGAGLGIRFLRHIERTCVLAHLIDVSDAADDPRHALAVVEEEMRAFDPELLKRPRIIAANKIDLPHNRHLAVLHALCAERGLPLFPLSAMTGEGVQPFIQFLADQLKGSDKWRVAGDQREAGHPELAIRHSKDDTTRPLNIL, encoded by the coding sequence ATGTTCGTCGATGAGGCCCGTATACAGGTTGAGGCAGGCGACGGCGGCCGGGGTTGTGTCAGTTTCCGGCGCGAGGCGCATGTCCCTCGAGGCGGACCCGACGGCGGCGACGGCGGCGACGGCGGGAGCATCTACGTTGTCGCCAGCCGTTCATATCGGACTCTGAACGACCAGACGTATCACCGGCATTACCGGGCCCAGGGGGGCGTGCATGGACGCGGAAAGACTATGCATGGCCGACGGGGCGCAGACCTGATCATTGCGGTCCCGCTTGGCACGGTAGTCGTCGATGACGAGACCGGAGAGCTGCTGGGCGATTTGGTTGAAGACGAACAACGGGTGTTGGTTGCCGGAGGCGGAAAGGGCGGTCGCGGCAATGCCCGCTTTGCCACCTCGGTGCGGCAAGCCCCCCGGTACGCCCAGCCCGGACAACCCGGACAGCGACGGCGGCTCCATCTTACCTTAAAACTGCTGGCTGACGTCGGCCTGATCGGTCTCCCCAATGCCGGCAAATCGGCCCTGTTGTGCTGCATCTCGGCTGCCCATTCAAGGGTCGCCGACTACCCTTTCACGACACTGACCCCGCACCTTGGAACTGTCGAGATCGATCCCATTGGCGCCTTCGTGGTGGCCGATATCCCCGGTCTGATCGAAGGCGCGTCGTCCGGCGCGGGTCTCGGGATCCGGTTCCTGCGTCATATTGAACGTACCTGCGTCCTGGCGCATCTCATTGATGTTTCCGATGCGGCGGACGATCCTCGGCACGCGCTGGCCGTTGTTGAAGAAGAGATGCGCGCGTTCGATCCCGAACTACTGAAGCGCCCTCGTATCATTGCTGCCAACAAAATCGATCTTCCCCACAATCGCCACCTCGCTGTGCTGCATGCACTGTGCGCAGAGCGGGGTCTTCCGCTGTTTCCGCTTTCGGCCATGACGGGTGAGGGGGTACAACCATTTATTCAGTTCCTGGCGGATCAGCTCAAGGGCAGTGACAAGTGGCGAGTGGCAGGTGACCAGCGTGAAGCTGGACATCCAGAACTCGCAATTCGGCACTCGAAAGATGATACGACAAGGCCGTTGAACATCCTATGA
- a CDS encoding NAD(+) kinase, with translation MKRIGIIAKLHKPEARTILQELLPWLAARGVEAVPDEETAKLAGIGGAQPKPDLPRLVDLLLVLGGDGTFLSVARLVGTRDVPILGVNLGGLGFLTEVTLEEIYSTLEAVLQGTYEVTQRILLTATVYRQGERIAEYVALNDAVINKGVLARMIELETYIDGQYVTTFRADGLILSTPTGSTAYCLAAGGPIVYPTLRALVMAPICPHTLTLRPIVIPDTAKIEIVQNSTDENTCLTMDGQVGFTLRHRDVIKVMRSDHTITLLKAPGKDYFQILRAKLHWGER, from the coding sequence ATGAAACGGATCGGCATCATCGCCAAGCTCCACAAGCCGGAGGCCAGGACCATTCTTCAGGAGTTGTTGCCGTGGCTAGCGGCCAGGGGTGTGGAGGCCGTTCCGGATGAAGAGACCGCGAAACTGGCCGGAATCGGCGGCGCTCAGCCGAAGCCTGATCTGCCCCGGCTGGTCGATCTCCTGCTGGTCCTGGGAGGCGATGGAACCTTTCTGTCGGTGGCGCGGCTGGTCGGGACGCGTGACGTGCCGATCCTGGGCGTCAACCTGGGCGGCCTTGGGTTCTTGACCGAGGTGACGCTGGAGGAGATCTACTCCACCCTGGAGGCCGTGTTACAGGGAACCTATGAGGTGACCCAGCGGATCCTGTTGACCGCAACAGTCTATCGGCAGGGGGAGCGGATCGCCGAGTATGTTGCGCTGAATGACGCCGTCATCAATAAGGGTGTGCTGGCCCGCATGATCGAATTGGAAACCTACATCGACGGACAATATGTCACCACCTTCCGCGCCGACGGCCTCATCCTCTCCACCCCGACCGGTTCGACCGCCTACTGTCTGGCGGCCGGCGGACCGATCGTCTACCCGACCCTTCGTGCGCTCGTCATGGCCCCCATCTGTCCTCATACCCTGACCCTCCGTCCCATCGTGATCCCGGATACCGCGAAGATCGAGATCGTCCAGAACTCGACGGACGAGAATACCTGTCTGACCATGGACGGTCAGGTCGGGTTTACCCTTCGCCATCGCGACGTGATCAAGGTTATGCGTTCGGATCACACCATCACGCTGCTCAAGGCGCCCGGAAAAGACTACTTTCAGATCCTTCGTGCCAAGCTGCATTGGGGCGAACGGTAG
- the gap gene encoding type I glyceraldehyde-3-phosphate dehydrogenase, translating to MAIKAAINGFGRIGRNAFRAALADPELEFVAVNDITDAKTLAHLLKYDSVHGALDVEVQAKESAIVVDGREIKVFAQRDPAALPWKDLGIQVVVESTGRFTDKAGASKHLQAGAKKVIISAPAKDPDITIVLGVNEAMYDPAKHAVISNASCTTNCLAPIAKVVMEQFGIRHSLVTTIHSYTNDQQILDLPHSDLRRARAAALSQIPTSTGAAKAVGLVLPALQGKMHGLAIRVPTPNVSLVDLVAETERVVTVAEVNAALRKAAEGELKGILGYCEEPLVSSDFNGNPLSSIVDSLSTSVVDGTLVKVLSWYDNEWGYSCRVRDLIKFIASR from the coding sequence ATGGCGATTAAGGCTGCGATCAACGGATTCGGTCGCATCGGTCGAAACGCGTTTCGGGCGGCATTGGCAGATCCCGAGCTGGAGTTTGTAGCGGTCAACGACATCACGGATGCGAAGACCCTCGCACACCTGTTGAAGTACGATTCGGTCCATGGGGCGCTCGATGTGGAGGTTCAGGCGAAGGAGAGCGCGATCGTCGTCGACGGTCGTGAGATCAAGGTCTTTGCCCAGCGGGACCCCGCAGCGCTGCCCTGGAAAGATCTTGGCATACAGGTGGTCGTTGAGTCGACCGGACGCTTTACCGATAAGGCCGGTGCAAGCAAGCATCTGCAGGCCGGGGCGAAGAAGGTGATCATTTCGGCCCCCGCCAAGGACCCGGATATTACGATCGTGCTGGGTGTCAATGAGGCGATGTATGATCCGGCGAAGCACGCGGTCATCAGCAATGCGTCCTGCACCACCAACTGCCTTGCGCCGATCGCCAAGGTGGTGATGGAGCAGTTCGGAATCCGCCACAGCCTCGTCACCACCATCCATTCCTATACCAATGATCAGCAGATCCTTGATCTGCCGCATTCCGATCTCCGCCGAGCAAGGGCGGCAGCCCTCTCCCAGATCCCGACCAGCACCGGGGCGGCCAAGGCGGTGGGCCTGGTCCTCCCCGCGCTGCAGGGCAAGATGCACGGACTTGCTATCCGCGTCCCGACGCCGAACGTCTCGCTGGTCGATCTTGTGGCAGAGACGGAGCGGGTGGTGACCGTCGCAGAGGTGAATGCGGCCCTTCGGAAGGCCGCCGAAGGGGAGTTGAAGGGGATTCTCGGCTATTGTGAGGAGCCGCTGGTCTCGTCCGATTTCAACGGCAACCCGCTCTCGTCGATCGTCGACAGCCTGTCGACGTCGGTTGTCGACGGCACCCTCGTCAAGGTCCTGTCCTGGTACGACAACGAGTGGGGCTATTCCTGTCGGGTTCGCGACCTGATCAAGTTTATCGCTAGTCGGTGA
- the proB gene encoding glutamate 5-kinase, translating into MSRGTESSTDARRVMREVKRLVVKVGSAVLSKGDIALHRPTLQRICQELVWLQKGGHQVVLVSSGAILAGMDRLGLTERPGSIPLKQAAAAVGQSLLMRCYEEAFAPHGQKLGQLLLTQDDFRSRHRYLNARNTLFTLLHLGVLPIINENDTVAVEEIKFGDNDRLSALVATLLGADLLIILTDLDGLYTADPRKDPHAQLVHEVPRRSTGLHFWADESGTGLGTGGMAAKVKAARAAAAVGVPTIIANGLVEGNLERIICGEAVGTVFHASASRMRSRKRWLAFATIHRGRITVDAGAREALIRNGKSLLPSGIISVDGDFEGGDVVSLCDTDGVEFARGVTNYDAEQARRIKGIRSDRIEDALGVKPFDEVVHRDNLVILE; encoded by the coding sequence ATGAGTCGAGGAACAGAATCATCAACTGACGCTCGACGCGTCATGCGAGAGGTCAAGCGGCTGGTGGTGAAGGTAGGCTCGGCCGTCCTCTCGAAGGGCGACATCGCCCTGCACCGGCCGACGCTGCAGCGGATCTGTCAGGAACTGGTCTGGCTCCAGAAAGGGGGACACCAGGTGGTCCTGGTCTCCTCCGGCGCCATACTGGCCGGGATGGATCGGCTTGGTCTGACCGAGCGGCCGGGGAGTATCCCGTTGAAACAGGCGGCTGCCGCAGTCGGTCAGAGCCTGCTGATGCGTTGTTATGAGGAGGCGTTTGCGCCGCATGGTCAGAAACTAGGGCAACTCCTTCTCACCCAGGATGATTTTCGGTCTCGGCACCGGTACCTCAATGCGCGCAATACACTGTTTACGCTGCTGCACCTGGGGGTCCTTCCGATCATCAACGAAAACGACACAGTGGCCGTAGAAGAGATCAAGTTCGGGGACAATGACCGGCTGTCGGCGTTGGTGGCGACGCTGCTTGGCGCGGACCTGTTGATCATTCTGACCGATCTGGACGGACTGTACACGGCCGATCCGAGGAAGGATCCTCACGCCCAACTCGTCCACGAGGTCCCTCGACGATCCACGGGGCTCCACTTCTGGGCCGACGAGTCGGGAACCGGGCTTGGTACGGGCGGGATGGCCGCCAAGGTGAAAGCGGCGCGCGCGGCCGCGGCTGTCGGCGTTCCCACCATTATTGCCAACGGTCTGGTGGAGGGAAACCTGGAACGGATCATCTGCGGCGAGGCGGTCGGCACCGTCTTTCATGCGTCTGCGTCCAGGATGCGGAGCCGAAAGCGCTGGCTTGCATTTGCGACAATACATCGCGGACGGATCACGGTGGATGCCGGGGCCAGGGAAGCGCTTATCCGTAACGGCAAAAGCCTGCTCCCCTCCGGAATCATCTCGGTCGACGGCGACTTCGAAGGGGGCGACGTGGTCAGTCTCTGCGATACCGACGGCGTGGAATTCGCGAGGGGCGTGACGAACTATGATGCCGAACAGGCGCGTCGAATCAAGGGCATCAGGAGCGACCGGATCGAGGACGCGCTTGGCGTGAAGCCGTTCGATGAAGTGGTACATCGGGACAACCTGGTGATACTCGAGTAA
- the rplU gene encoding 50S ribosomal protein L21, whose amino-acid sequence MYAIIESGGKQRRVSPGALVTLEKIEGEAGTQVELPNVLMVADGDQVKIGTPYVQGAAVVSEIVRQGRGPKVTIFKFKRRKRYRRTQGHRQAQTTLRVTEIRG is encoded by the coding sequence GTGTACGCAATTATCGAGTCTGGAGGCAAGCAGCGCCGTGTTAGTCCTGGCGCGCTGGTCACTCTCGAAAAGATTGAGGGTGAGGCCGGGACGCAGGTCGAGCTGCCGAACGTCCTGATGGTGGCCGATGGCGACCAGGTGAAGATCGGTACCCCTTACGTACAGGGCGCTGCGGTGGTGAGTGAGATCGTCCGGCAGGGACGTGGGCCCAAGGTGACGATCTTCAAGTTCAAACGGCGAAAGCGCTATCGACGGACGCAGGGCCACCGCCAGGCGCAGACGACGTTACGAGTCACAGAAATTAGGGGTTAG